In one Pseudomonas purpurea genomic region, the following are encoded:
- a CDS encoding SDR family oxidoreductase: MTTRPTVLITGASTGIGAVYAQRFAQRGHDLVLVARDHSRLETLAARLRDEHSVAIEVVPADLTQLSNLHAVETRLRDDERIGILVNNAGAAQSGTFIEQSTDSIAQLVALNTTALVRLASAVAPRLAKAGEGAIINIGSVVGLAPEFGMSVYGATKAFVLFLSQGLSLELSPQGVYVQAVLPAATRTEIWDRAGIDINTLSEIMEVDDLVDAALVGFDRREPVTIPPLQEGERWDALQTARQGLLSQIRQSAVAQRYLTQV; the protein is encoded by the coding sequence ATGACTACTCGTCCTACCGTTCTCATCACTGGCGCTTCCACCGGCATCGGCGCGGTTTATGCCCAACGTTTCGCCCAACGCGGGCATGATCTGGTATTGGTCGCCCGCGACCACTCGCGCCTGGAAACGCTCGCCGCAAGGTTGCGTGATGAACACAGCGTCGCCATTGAGGTGGTTCCGGCCGACCTGACTCAACTCAGCAATCTGCACGCTGTCGAAACGCGCCTGCGGGATGACGAGCGCATCGGCATCCTCGTCAACAATGCCGGTGCCGCGCAGTCCGGCACCTTCATCGAACAAAGCACCGACAGCATTGCGCAACTGGTGGCCCTCAACACCACTGCGCTGGTGCGACTCGCCAGCGCCGTCGCGCCACGCCTGGCCAAAGCAGGTGAAGGCGCGATCATCAACATTGGTTCGGTGGTGGGTCTGGCGCCTGAGTTTGGCATGTCGGTCTATGGGGCGACCAAGGCGTTTGTGCTGTTCCTTTCCCAAGGCCTGAGCCTGGAACTTTCGCCTCAGGGTGTTTATGTGCAAGCCGTATTGCCCGCCGCCACCCGCACGGAGATTTGGGACCGCGCCGGTATCGACATCAACACCTTGAGCGAAATCATGGAAGTGGATGATCTGGTCGATGCCGCACTGGTCGGCTTCGACCGCCGCGAACCGGTGACCATTCCTCCGTTGCAAGAAGGCGAGCGCTGGGATGCCCTGCAAACCGCACGTCAGGGTCTTTTGTCGCAGATCAGACAGTCCGCCGTGGCGCAACGCTATTTGACTCAAGTCTGA
- a CDS encoding alkene reductase: MSDQNLFTPYTLGALTLSNRVVLAPLTRNRAGKGFVPSEFAAAYYSQRASAGLLISEASQISQQGQGYQDTPGIYTPAQIEGWRKVTDAVHAKGGRIFLQLWHVGRVSHVDLQQHGAAPVAPSALRLATKVFVNNRFEDVSEPRALEADELPGIVNDFRQAAANAIAAGFDGVEIHGANGYLLDQFIKDGSNLRTDAYGGSIANRARLLLEVTAAVVAEIGADRTGIRLSPVSPANGVSSRDPQAQFDYIVDQLNALDIVYLHVVEGATGGPRDVAPFDFGALRQRFKNTYIANNGYDLGLATERLAYDKADLIAFGRPFIGNPDLVERLKTGAPLSAFDPSTLYGGGAAGYIDYPTLGESSEVANQAQADRA; the protein is encoded by the coding sequence ATGAGCGACCAGAATCTGTTTACCCCTTACACGCTTGGCGCCCTGACGCTGTCAAACCGCGTGGTGCTCGCCCCGCTGACGCGCAATCGCGCCGGAAAAGGCTTTGTACCGAGTGAATTTGCTGCTGCCTATTACAGCCAGCGAGCCAGCGCGGGCTTGCTGATTTCCGAAGCCTCGCAGATATCCCAGCAGGGACAGGGCTATCAGGACACGCCAGGCATTTACACACCGGCTCAGATAGAGGGATGGCGCAAGGTGACCGATGCCGTGCACGCCAAGGGCGGGAGAATTTTCCTGCAACTGTGGCATGTGGGCCGTGTTTCCCACGTCGATCTGCAACAGCACGGCGCGGCGCCGGTAGCCCCTTCCGCGCTTCGTCTTGCGACCAAGGTGTTCGTCAACAACCGCTTCGAGGACGTTTCCGAGCCGCGAGCATTGGAAGCTGACGAATTGCCGGGCATCGTCAACGATTTCCGCCAAGCGGCGGCAAACGCCATTGCAGCAGGCTTCGACGGCGTGGAAATCCACGGTGCAAACGGCTATTTGCTGGATCAGTTCATCAAGGACGGCTCCAACCTGCGTACTGATGCGTACGGCGGCTCAATCGCAAACCGTGCGCGTCTGCTGCTGGAAGTGACGGCTGCCGTGGTCGCCGAGATTGGTGCTGATCGCACGGGTATTCGCCTTTCGCCTGTCTCGCCGGCCAATGGTGTATCGAGCCGTGATCCGCAGGCTCAGTTCGATTACATCGTCGATCAACTCAATGCTCTGGACATCGTTTATCTGCACGTCGTCGAAGGCGCGACCGGTGGACCTCGCGACGTGGCGCCCTTTGATTTCGGTGCCTTGCGTCAGCGCTTCAAGAACACCTACATCGCCAACAATGGCTATGACCTGGGCCTGGCCACGGAACGCCTTGCGTATGACAAGGCCGACCTGATCGCCTTTGGCCGTCCTTTTATCGGCAACCCTGATCTGGTGGAGCGGCTCAAAACCGGCGCGCCACTGTCCGCCTTTGACCCTTCCACGCTCTACGGCGGCGGTGCGGCGGGATACATCGACTACCCGACGCTTGGCGAATCCAGCGAAGTCGCGAACCAGGCACAAGCTGATCGAGCCTGA
- a CDS encoding TetR family transcriptional regulator, producing MRVTKAQAQANREHIVETASVMFRERGFDGVGVADLMAAAGFTHGGFYKHFGSKADLMAEASANSLAQSLISAETLSIKDFIDVYVSRDHRDGRATGCTMAALCGDAARQSDDLKSAFAEGIERTLQTLGEKYPTGLDAPAGEAREKMIDLLARAVGAIMLSRTCPDDSALADEILSVCHAKMTASLSIQS from the coding sequence ATGCGAGTGACCAAGGCCCAGGCCCAGGCAAATCGGGAACACATCGTCGAAACGGCCTCGGTCATGTTTCGCGAACGCGGCTTTGACGGTGTCGGCGTGGCCGACTTGATGGCTGCTGCCGGTTTCACCCATGGCGGTTTCTACAAACATTTCGGTTCGAAGGCCGACTTGATGGCTGAGGCCTCGGCCAACAGCCTTGCGCAATCGCTGATCAGCGCTGAAACACTGAGCATCAAGGACTTCATCGATGTGTATGTGTCCAGGGATCATCGCGACGGGCGCGCCACGGGTTGCACCATGGCGGCGTTGTGCGGCGACGCTGCGCGTCAGTCCGACGATTTGAAGTCAGCATTTGCTGAGGGCATTGAGCGCACGCTGCAAACGCTCGGTGAAAAATACCCGACCGGGCTGGATGCGCCAGCGGGCGAGGCTAGGGAGAAAATGATCGACCTGCTGGCGCGCGCGGTCGGTGCGATCATGTTATCGCGTACCTGTCCTGACGACTCGGCGCTGGCGGATGAAATTCTGTCGGTGTGTCACGCGAAGATGACCGCATCATTATCTATTCAATCGTAG
- a CDS encoding MerR family transcriptional regulator, with protein MRIGEVATRSGVSVDALRFYEEKGLIKPQRAANGYRLYPEQTLQLVGYIKLAQQLGFSLAEIGENLPLLWNSEEVSKHLLAQLFTEKIALLDERIGQMQALKNLLAERATQVCPLLGDGPISPA; from the coding sequence ATGAGAATCGGAGAAGTGGCAACGCGTTCGGGTGTCTCGGTCGACGCACTGCGGTTTTATGAAGAGAAAGGGTTGATCAAGCCTCAGCGTGCTGCCAACGGCTATCGGCTTTATCCAGAGCAGACGCTACAACTGGTGGGCTATATCAAGTTGGCGCAGCAGCTGGGATTTTCGTTGGCGGAGATTGGCGAAAATTTGCCACTACTTTGGAACAGCGAAGAAGTCTCTAAACACCTGCTGGCTCAGTTATTTACTGAAAAAATCGCTTTGTTGGATGAGCGCATCGGGCAAATGCAGGCTCTGAAAAATCTACTGGCCGAACGAGCAACGCAAGTATGTCCTTTGCTGGGCGACGGGCCGATTTCACCGGCTTGA
- a CDS encoding integrase arm-type DNA-binding domain-containing protein produces the protein MGTYSEISLKEARERRDEARSLIAKGVDPRSQHREEKRAASTGTVKTFKVVANEGMPSNRHADRKEGRRHPVAHVPG, from the coding sequence TTGGGCACCTATTCCGAAATCAGCCTGAAAGAAGCCCGCGAGCGTCGAGACGAAGCCAGATCTCTTATCGCCAAGGGAGTTGATCCTCGATCACAGCATCGTGAAGAAAAGCGCGCCGCCAGTACTGGTACTGTGAAAACCTTCAAAGTCGTAGCCAATGAGGGCATGCCTTCAAATCGCCATGCTGACCGCAAAGAGGGGCGGCGTCACCCAGTCGCGCATGTACCTGGATAA
- a CDS encoding S24 family peptidase has protein sequence MSFSILGPISEGGVKLPFCSFQVPAGFPSPAADHIEQHISLDEVLNIRAPHVYLVAITGESMQGAGILEGDLAVVDRSIEPAHGHIVVALLNNDPVCKRLCKRGAELILLSENPKYPARYILEGDDLTIWGVITNTVRSHV, from the coding sequence ATGAGCTTTTCAATTCTAGGTCCAATTTCAGAAGGCGGCGTGAAGCTGCCTTTCTGCTCTTTCCAGGTGCCAGCCGGTTTTCCGTCGCCGGCAGCCGATCACATCGAGCAGCACATCTCATTGGATGAGGTCTTGAACATCCGCGCGCCGCACGTCTACCTGGTCGCCATCACCGGCGAAAGCATGCAGGGCGCCGGCATTCTCGAGGGTGACCTGGCGGTGGTTGATCGTTCGATTGAACCCGCTCATGGCCACATCGTGGTGGCACTGCTGAACAATGACCCGGTCTGCAAGCGCCTGTGCAAGCGTGGTGCGGAGCTGATCCTACTGTCGGAAAACCCCAAGTACCCGGCCCGTTACATCCTTGAAGGCGACGATCTGACGATCTGGGGCGTGATCACCAACACCGTGCGCAGCCATGTCTAA
- the umuC gene encoding translesion error-prone DNA polymerase V subunit UmuC, translated as MSKRQEPVFALIDCNSFYASCERVFRPDLVKVPIVVLSNNDGCVIARSYDAKPFIKMGEPYFQIKHKLEQHGIVPFSSNYALYGDMSERVMSLIEAMVPAVEVYSIDEAFADLTGMTELDAFGQRIRAQVLRCTSIPVGVGIAHTKTLAKLANHTAKRLQVQTGGVVNICDAAKRDWVLRNTDVAEVWGVGRRMKLHLDTLGIKTAMDLAKADPWMLRKKFSVVIEKTARELAGTPCLELDEPDPPKQEICCSRMFGKRLKELSPIKEAVATYMMRASEKLRAQGSQCRKIRVSIRTGMFNPEEAKYANGVVVDLPYPTDDVRLLTRAAVDALEHVFRPGFNYSKAEVMLLSLCQPGEFTEDLFAASQPGASTKLMGVLDQINGRWGRGTLRSASVPSHPDWAMRREMMSPSYTTRLDQLWQVSCR; from the coding sequence ATGTCTAAGCGTCAGGAGCCGGTGTTCGCGCTGATCGACTGCAACAGCTTCTATGCCAGTTGTGAGCGGGTGTTTCGCCCGGACCTGGTCAAGGTGCCAATTGTGGTGTTGAGCAACAACGACGGCTGTGTGATTGCGCGCAGCTACGATGCCAAGCCGTTCATCAAAATGGGCGAGCCGTACTTCCAGATCAAGCACAAGCTCGAGCAGCACGGCATCGTCCCGTTTTCGTCCAACTACGCGCTGTACGGAGACATGAGCGAAAGGGTGATGAGCCTGATTGAAGCCATGGTGCCGGCGGTCGAGGTGTACAGCATCGACGAAGCCTTCGCCGATCTGACCGGCATGACCGAGTTGGATGCGTTCGGCCAGCGGATTCGCGCCCAGGTGCTGCGCTGCACCAGCATCCCGGTCGGTGTTGGTATTGCCCACACCAAGACCTTGGCCAAGCTGGCCAACCACACGGCGAAGCGTCTGCAGGTGCAAACCGGCGGGGTAGTCAACATCTGCGATGCCGCCAAGCGTGACTGGGTGCTGCGCAACACCGACGTGGCCGAGGTTTGGGGCGTCGGGCGCCGGATGAAACTGCACCTGGACACCTTGGGCATCAAGACAGCAATGGACCTGGCCAAAGCCGATCCGTGGATGTTGCGCAAGAAGTTCAGCGTGGTGATCGAGAAGACCGCCCGGGAACTGGCTGGCACCCCGTGCCTGGAATTGGATGAACCCGACCCACCGAAGCAGGAGATCTGCTGTAGCCGCATGTTCGGCAAGCGCCTGAAGGAGTTGTCGCCCATCAAGGAGGCGGTGGCCACCTACATGATGCGCGCCTCGGAAAAGCTCCGCGCTCAGGGCTCGCAGTGCAGGAAGATCCGCGTGAGCATCCGCACCGGCATGTTCAATCCGGAGGAAGCCAAGTACGCCAACGGTGTGGTGGTCGACCTGCCGTACCCGACCGACGACGTGCGGCTGCTGACCAGGGCGGCGGTCGATGCGCTCGAGCATGTCTTCAGGCCGGGATTCAATTACAGCAAGGCCGAGGTAATGTTGCTGAGCCTGTGCCAGCCGGGCGAATTCACCGAGGATCTGTTCGCCGCGTCACAGCCGGGTGCTTCGACCAAGCTGATGGGGGTACTGGATCAGATCAACGGCCGCTGGGGCAGGGGGACGCTTCGCTCTGCCAGCGTGCCGAGCCATCCGGATTGGGCTATGCGACGTGAAATGATGAGCCCGAGCTATACGACTCGGCTTGATCAGCTGTGGCAGGTTTCATGCAGATGA
- a CDS encoding GNAT family N-acetyltransferase: MNIRQKEVCDNPTLGALWERSVRATHDFLNEDHIQRLRYLVQESYLLMPELEVWVYEDGIGIAGFIATSGHNVEMLFIDADRRGQGIGRILLDHARARHPTLSVDVNEQNPQGVGFYEHYGFIQTGRSPLDNEGNPFPLLHMALRTQQKIETIQNA, translated from the coding sequence ATGAATATTCGCCAAAAAGAAGTGTGCGATAATCCTACTCTAGGTGCACTGTGGGAGAGGTCGGTACGTGCCACTCATGATTTCCTGAATGAGGATCACATCCAGCGCTTGCGGTACCTCGTCCAAGAAAGTTATCTGCTTATGCCTGAACTCGAAGTATGGGTTTACGAAGACGGTATTGGAATTGCTGGCTTCATCGCCACCAGTGGCCACAATGTAGAAATGCTGTTTATCGACGCGGATAGGCGCGGCCAAGGCATTGGCCGAATACTGCTGGATCATGCACGTGCTCGGCACCCTACCCTAAGTGTCGATGTTAATGAGCAAAACCCACAAGGCGTGGGGTTCTACGAACATTATGGCTTTATACAAACCGGACGCTCACCTTTAGATAACGAAGGCAACCCTTTTCCGTTATTGCATATGGCGTTGAGAACACAACAAAAAATAGAGACGATACAAAATGCTTGA
- a CDS encoding LysE family translocator, protein MIDAPAVLTVFLVYLAGVVIPGPNFVAVVHKAVAATRSEALALVAGIVLVNLFWATCAIAGIGVVFAAFPWAALIVKVLGAAYLMWFGFRLLLKAGKSALAPCNNAVVRNFRQSFIQGVVTNIGNPKSMAFYAAIFSAAAPTHVSPSTFLSMLAVVVMVSMTWYGVVAIALSQPEIASAYRRRKKAIDRLCGGLILSLGVRQLVQ, encoded by the coding sequence ATGATCGATGCTCCCGCCGTTTTGACAGTCTTTTTGGTTTACCTGGCCGGTGTCGTTATTCCAGGGCCAAATTTCGTTGCAGTAGTCCACAAAGCGGTAGCTGCTACGCGGTCAGAAGCTTTGGCCTTGGTAGCAGGCATCGTATTGGTCAATTTATTCTGGGCCACCTGTGCAATTGCAGGTATCGGCGTTGTATTTGCTGCGTTCCCTTGGGCGGCGCTGATCGTAAAAGTTCTGGGGGCAGCCTATCTGATGTGGTTTGGATTCCGACTGCTGCTCAAGGCCGGGAAGAGCGCGCTTGCCCCCTGTAATAATGCGGTCGTCAGAAACTTTCGGCAGTCATTCATTCAGGGGGTTGTTACGAACATTGGCAACCCTAAATCCATGGCCTTCTATGCCGCTATTTTCTCAGCGGCAGCCCCCACCCACGTTTCACCAAGCACGTTTTTGTCGATGCTGGCAGTCGTAGTGATGGTTTCGATGACTTGGTATGGAGTGGTCGCAATCGCTCTTTCGCAACCTGAGATCGCTTCAGCGTATCGAAGGAGGAAAAAAGCTATTGATCGATTATGCGGTGGTTTGATTTTGTCTCTAGGGGTCCGGCAGCTGGTTCAATAA
- a CDS encoding thioesterase family protein, producing MPNSVIIKRKVLFGDCDPEGVVYTPRFSYFVVEAVHDALTVWLAGPGLRTLLGFDLLPPARAFSLEFLHPVTWDDELSMKVSVSSVGLHSFTFIVEGHVAPDVMAFTSSLTHVCISPVTRKVIEVPEQLRVLLQS from the coding sequence GTGCCGAATTCAGTGATTATTAAGAGAAAGGTATTGTTCGGTGACTGCGATCCTGAAGGGGTGGTCTATACACCCAGGTTCTCGTACTTTGTTGTCGAGGCTGTTCATGATGCGCTTACTGTGTGGCTTGCCGGTCCCGGACTAAGAACCCTGCTAGGCTTTGATCTACTGCCTCCAGCAAGGGCCTTCTCGCTAGAGTTTCTTCATCCGGTCACTTGGGACGACGAGCTTTCGATGAAAGTAAGTGTTTCCAGTGTTGGGCTTCACTCGTTCACCTTTATAGTCGAGGGTCATGTAGCGCCAGATGTCATGGCATTTACTTCTAGCCTTACACACGTTTGCATCTCGCCGGTCACTAGGAAAGTTATTGAAGTTCCTGAGCAACTTAGGGTGCTTCTCCAATCTTGA
- a CDS encoding LodA/GoxA family CTQ-dependent oxidase — translation MKGTQHSTLADIPCDCDNDPIGCLRHMFVDVVQRGRIEKGQCPAKRPVFLRLHGVAAGRLEVVPGLPEAYRVGIFSGPASYPAWVRFSSDIPDGYPDLKTTVGLGVKLFDVAGEKMLPLDKHAPTADFVFQNHDVFFVKNARDMCSFTKASMTGKEEYDKWIEENPETDIVLKAMEKRVPSALTESFWSVIPFRFGMGRYCKYKIEPELDSVWPEPNYEDPTYLKTDMERRLSSGEVRYRFLIQMRLNPESMPLDNAMARWDEKLSPPQHVATLILPKQDITARGQAAYGEELAFNPWRTLKEHEPVESLAEARKVIYQASAELRHNVNGQPRGEPEIPRPETVWPAGKDSVIVRAAIHPGIGIARVGNSKASDGFYIGPEVIEPMPAKASDMRDSNGALKRQAARFRVYGYNAAGEVVGELTSDTATITWQVHLANRKAQWYQFQNALDIPEAAEDAFPLRNADIKGAARSGLAIDPGARSIAGKETSGVEYQFNTGEFQGTVVDLGELRTDPVGRLLVLGGYGVSASPAGKPIYDPAKPGSFNNANGWYDDTSDGPVTATVSIAGRDVPVDSAWVVVAPPNFAPDIVGWRTLYDQLTDVYVEGGGLPFPEMASFTRDVLPALSRLNNLQWVNKGFATMFGQGGQFNFSDPTLIAKLAHRPSSGEPDTYEELRRVVFNAFRPADTQVNEPRTWPLALW, via the coding sequence ATGAAAGGAACTCAACACTCTACTCTGGCAGATATCCCTTGTGACTGTGATAATGATCCGATCGGATGTTTGCGGCATATGTTTGTTGACGTTGTACAACGTGGGCGAATTGAAAAAGGTCAGTGCCCAGCGAAGCGTCCTGTTTTTCTTCGACTACATGGAGTAGCAGCAGGGCGACTTGAAGTGGTACCTGGTCTTCCTGAAGCATATCGCGTTGGAATATTTTCCGGACCTGCGAGTTACCCAGCTTGGGTACGGTTTTCCAGTGATATCCCAGATGGATACCCAGATCTCAAGACGACGGTTGGCCTTGGAGTAAAGCTGTTTGATGTTGCTGGCGAAAAAATGCTACCGCTTGATAAACATGCGCCGACGGCTGATTTTGTATTTCAAAATCATGATGTTTTTTTTGTTAAAAATGCACGTGATATGTGTAGTTTCACAAAGGCGTCAATGACAGGGAAAGAGGAATACGATAAATGGATAGAGGAAAACCCGGAAACTGACATTGTTCTTAAGGCAATGGAGAAGCGTGTACCGTCAGCGTTGACTGAAAGCTTCTGGAGTGTGATTCCATTTCGCTTTGGTATGGGGAGGTACTGTAAGTATAAAATTGAACCGGAATTGGATTCTGTATGGCCTGAGCCTAATTACGAGGATCCGACCTATCTGAAGACCGATATGGAACGCCGTTTAAGTAGCGGTGAGGTCCGTTATCGTTTTCTAATACAAATGCGGTTAAATCCTGAGTCAATGCCACTTGATAATGCGATGGCTCGCTGGGATGAGAAGCTTTCACCTCCTCAGCATGTAGCAACCCTGATTTTACCAAAACAAGATATCACCGCGCGAGGGCAGGCCGCTTATGGCGAAGAACTTGCGTTCAACCCTTGGCGAACCCTCAAAGAGCATGAGCCTGTTGAGAGTCTCGCGGAGGCTCGTAAGGTTATTTATCAGGCGTCTGCCGAGTTACGACACAACGTAAACGGTCAACCAAGGGGAGAACCGGAGATTCCGCGGCCTGAAACTGTGTGGCCAGCGGGTAAAGACAGTGTAATTGTTCGAGCGGCTATTCATCCAGGTATTGGTATTGCGCGTGTCGGCAATAGCAAAGCCTCGGATGGCTTTTATATCGGACCAGAAGTCATTGAGCCAATGCCTGCGAAAGCCAGTGATATGCGTGATAGCAACGGTGCACTTAAGCGACAAGCTGCCCGCTTTAGAGTTTACGGTTACAACGCCGCTGGAGAGGTCGTTGGTGAGTTAACCAGCGATACGGCCACTATCACCTGGCAGGTACACCTGGCGAATCGCAAGGCACAGTGGTACCAGTTTCAAAATGCGCTTGATATTCCTGAAGCGGCTGAGGACGCGTTTCCACTGCGCAATGCTGATATCAAAGGAGCGGCTCGAAGTGGTTTAGCCATTGATCCGGGGGCTCGCAGCATTGCGGGTAAAGAAACAAGTGGTGTGGAGTATCAGTTCAACACAGGGGAATTCCAAGGAACCGTTGTGGATCTTGGGGAGTTGCGGACTGATCCTGTAGGGCGACTTCTAGTGCTGGGCGGATATGGGGTTTCTGCTTCGCCTGCGGGGAAACCAATCTATGATCCCGCGAAGCCAGGCAGTTTCAACAATGCCAATGGCTGGTATGACGACACCTCTGATGGGCCTGTTACTGCGACAGTTAGTATTGCAGGTCGAGATGTTCCCGTGGACTCTGCCTGGGTCGTTGTAGCACCACCTAATTTCGCACCTGATATTGTGGGCTGGCGAACGTTATACGATCAATTAACAGATGTATATGTTGAAGGCGGTGGGCTGCCTTTCCCTGAAATGGCTTCTTTTACCCGTGACGTGCTGCCAGCCCTGAGCCGGCTAAATAACTTGCAATGGGTGAATAAGGGGTTCGCCACGATGTTCGGGCAAGGAGGGCAGTTCAACTTTAGTGATCCAACCTTGATTGCCAAGCTTGCACACAGACCGTCTTCTGGTGAGCCGGACACCTACGAAGAGCTACGCCGGGTGGTTTTCAATGCCTTTCGACCTGCCGACACGCAGGTAAACGAACCTCGGACCTGGCCCTTGGCTTTATGGTGA
- a CDS encoding NAD(P)/FAD-dependent oxidoreductase: protein MCLDVLIVGAGPSGAVSARVLALAGYRVLLVDDVYSSSKKIGENLIGAARPLLRDLGLLPWVELSEPVSCSGTLAAWGEDVLRSNDFIRDPNGMGWSLDRSRFDACLRDAAISAGAEWRKVRLNAVEKYSGGWRATLNDGVVSPRWIIDASGRRSILARRLGVSRRQDSDLVALYTWCQNRDQETRTVVESSPRGWWYTATLPHERRVVALHVGTADASRLMRNQSDWSDLLAATQHIRSKFEPTTQAPLFSTDASGSCLDLWSGEGWLAVGDAALAFDPLSSQGIFNALYTGLRGAQAVIGALAGSKQALTKYSQQLIAIREGLSSTGCSFL from the coding sequence ATGTGCCTTGATGTTTTGATCGTTGGGGCCGGACCTTCGGGAGCAGTTTCAGCCCGGGTTCTGGCTCTGGCGGGGTATCGGGTATTGCTGGTCGATGACGTGTACTCCTCCAGTAAAAAGATCGGAGAGAACCTGATTGGGGCCGCGAGGCCCCTACTCCGTGATCTTGGGTTGTTGCCTTGGGTTGAGCTTAGCGAGCCGGTGAGTTGCTCGGGAACGCTTGCTGCCTGGGGGGAAGACGTTCTGCGATCGAACGATTTCATTCGTGATCCGAATGGAATGGGGTGGAGTCTTGATCGATCTAGATTTGATGCGTGTTTACGTGACGCCGCCATTTCCGCAGGTGCTGAGTGGCGCAAGGTCAGGCTGAACGCAGTTGAGAAATATTCAGGTGGATGGCGAGCAACGTTGAATGATGGTGTGGTATCGCCACGCTGGATTATTGATGCCAGTGGGCGGCGCAGCATACTGGCACGGCGTCTTGGTGTGTCGAGGCGGCAAGATTCCGATTTGGTCGCACTTTACACCTGGTGTCAGAACCGAGATCAAGAAACACGTACGGTGGTTGAGTCGAGCCCACGTGGATGGTGGTACACCGCAACATTACCTCACGAGAGGCGTGTTGTGGCACTGCATGTCGGTACCGCGGATGCTTCGCGCCTTATGCGAAATCAAAGTGACTGGTCGGATCTGTTGGCAGCAACACAACATATCCGCAGCAAATTCGAGCCGACTACCCAAGCTCCGTTGTTCAGTACCGATGCGAGCGGAAGCTGTTTAGATTTATGGAGCGGAGAGGGATGGCTTGCTGTGGGGGATGCTGCGTTAGCGTTCGATCCGCTGTCATCACAAGGCATTTTCAACGCTCTTTACACCGGTTTGCGCGGAGCCCAGGCGGTTATTGGGGCTCTAGCCGGCAGTAAGCAGGCGCTGACAAAATATTCGCAGCAATTGATAGCCATTCGCGAGGGCCTATCTTCAACAGGTTGCTCATTTTTATAA